A section of the Candidatus Nitrosacidococcus sp. I8 genome encodes:
- the nuoK gene encoding NADH-quinone oxidoreductase subunit NuoK: MVTLSDFLVLGALLFCLSVAGIFLNRKNIIIILMSLELMLLAININFLAFSHFLEDISGQVFVFFILTVAAAESAIGLAILVVLFRTRHTINVGDWDKLKG, encoded by the coding sequence ATGGTAACACTATCTGATTTTTTAGTTTTAGGCGCACTATTGTTCTGTCTTTCCGTTGCTGGGATTTTCCTAAATCGGAAGAATATTATTATCATCCTCATGTCACTTGAGCTTATGTTGTTAGCAATTAATATAAATTTTCTTGCATTTTCACATTTCCTAGAAGATATATCTGGTCAAGTATTCGTTTTTTTTATATTAACAGTCGCTGCAGCAGAAAGTGCTATTGGTCTTGCAATTCTTGTAGTGTTATTTCGCACCAGACATACTATTAATGTTGGTGACTGGGATAAATTAAAGGGCTAG
- a CDS encoding carbohydrate kinase family protein, producing the protein MPALICGSFAYDTIMVFHDQFKKHILPDKVHMLNVSFLAPKLRREFGGCAGNIAYNLKLLQGDPIPMGTVGDDFTSYREWFTKKDIPLQYVRLIDNTYTAQAFITTDTDSNQITVFHPGAMNFSHENRIEDANRNKDIDIGIVSPDGRDGMIQHAKQFYEAGIPFIFDPGQGLPMFSGNELLTFVQQATWISMNDYEAHLFQDRTQLSIEELAKQVKALIITQGGDGSTIYTEEKEVKIPPARAATLSDPTGCGDAYRAGLLYGISHGMDWETTGHIASLLGAIKIESHGTQNHYFKITEFWDRFKDNFGYCL; encoded by the coding sequence ATGCCAGCATTAATTTGTGGATCATTTGCCTACGATACGATCATGGTGTTCCACGATCAGTTCAAAAAGCATATCCTTCCAGATAAAGTACATATGCTCAATGTTTCTTTTTTAGCACCTAAGCTACGTAGAGAATTTGGCGGATGTGCAGGCAATATCGCTTACAACCTTAAATTACTTCAAGGAGATCCTATCCCTATGGGGACGGTAGGAGATGATTTTACTTCCTATCGAGAATGGTTTACTAAAAAGGATATTCCACTCCAATATGTACGTTTAATTGATAATACTTATACTGCACAAGCATTTATTACTACAGATACCGATAGTAATCAAATTACAGTATTCCATCCAGGGGCGATGAATTTTTCCCATGAAAACAGAATTGAAGATGCTAACAGAAATAAGGATATTGATATTGGTATTGTTTCTCCTGATGGTCGAGATGGAATGATTCAGCATGCTAAGCAATTCTATGAAGCAGGTATTCCATTTATCTTTGATCCAGGGCAGGGATTGCCTATGTTTAGTGGAAATGAGCTTCTTACTTTTGTGCAACAAGCGACTTGGATAAGTATGAATGATTATGAAGCACATTTATTTCAAGATCGTACTCAGTTATCTATTGAAGAGCTTGCAAAACAAGTAAAGGCACTTATTATAACGCAAGGTGGTGATGGCTCTACTATTTATACTGAAGAAAAAGAGGTTAAAATTCCACCTGCTAGGGCTGCTACTCTATCGGATCCAACAGGGTGTGGCGATGCTTATCGGGCAGGGTTACTTTATGGTATTAGCCATGGTATGGATTGGGAAACCACCGGTCATATTGCTTCTTTATTAGGAGCAATTAAAATCGAATCCCATGGCACTCAAAATCATTATTTTAAGATTACAGAGTTTTGGGATCGGTTTAAAGATAATTTTGGTTACTGCCTTTAA
- the nuoL gene encoding NADH-quinone oxidoreductase subunit L, whose amino-acid sequence MKAQTIGIIIAPLIGCIIAGLFGRKVGRVWSHRAAIAGVAISFLLSSIVFIQVVTSGATYNEHIYTWIGTGNFHLEIGFLIDHLSALMMVVVSFVSLMVHIYTIGYMDDDPGYQRFFSYIALFTFSMLMLVMANNFLQLFVGWEIMGLISYLLIGFWYKKESAIYANLKAFLVNRVGDIGFLLGIACVLMYTGSLDYSEVFAAIPSLSEKTISLFPNTSYAVPTVIGILLFIGAMGKSAQMPLHVWLPDSMEGPTPISALIHAATMVTAGIFMVARMSPIYELSETALGFVLIIGACTAFFMGLVGIVQDDIKRVIAYSTLSQLGYMTVALGVSAYSASIFHLMTHAFFKALLFLGAGSVIIAMHHEQDMMKMGGLKRYMPITYWTMIIGALALIGFPGFSGFFSKDSIIEAVHLSNMPGSSFAYLMVVSGVFVTAFYTFRMLFLTFHGEERMDEHTKSHLKESPYVVTIPLILLAIPSVIVGIYIKTLLFDGFFGEAIAVLPNHNVLEKMGTELHEGIIPFILEGFKGLPFLLAAAGVITAWLLYIAYPKLPNQIRSRFSLIYWVLINKYGFDRFNEIFFAGGFRYIGNLFSRFGERLLIDGLMVNGSARVVSVTAQISRHLQSGYLFHYAFAMILGLLFLIGGFVIYKG is encoded by the coding sequence ATGAAAGCCCAAACTATCGGAATAATAATAGCACCCTTAATCGGTTGTATTATTGCAGGTTTATTTGGTCGTAAAGTTGGACGTGTCTGGTCTCATCGTGCAGCAATAGCTGGAGTTGCAATTTCCTTCCTGTTATCTTCCATTGTTTTCATTCAAGTAGTAACAAGTGGAGCTACCTATAATGAGCATATCTACACTTGGATAGGTACGGGGAATTTCCACTTAGAAATAGGATTTTTAATCGACCATTTGAGTGCTCTCATGATGGTAGTTGTAAGTTTTGTATCTTTAATGGTACATATATACACCATTGGTTATATGGATGATGATCCTGGATATCAGAGATTTTTTAGCTATATTGCACTATTTACATTTTCCATGTTAATGCTGGTTATGGCTAATAACTTTCTGCAACTTTTTGTAGGTTGGGAAATAATGGGATTAATATCCTACCTATTAATAGGATTTTGGTATAAAAAAGAATCAGCGATTTATGCTAATCTTAAAGCCTTTCTTGTCAACCGTGTAGGAGATATTGGATTTTTATTAGGAATTGCCTGTGTATTAATGTATACAGGTAGCTTAGATTATAGTGAAGTGTTTGCAGCAATTCCGTCATTATCAGAAAAAACAATATCACTATTTCCTAATACTTCTTATGCAGTACCTACAGTAATAGGCATTCTTCTTTTTATCGGAGCAATGGGTAAATCTGCCCAAATGCCACTACATGTTTGGCTACCTGATTCTATGGAAGGACCTACACCTATTTCTGCGCTTATTCATGCTGCTACTATGGTAACTGCAGGAATTTTTATGGTGGCTCGAATGTCGCCTATATATGAGTTATCAGAGACTGCTTTAGGGTTTGTGCTAATCATCGGTGCATGTACTGCATTTTTTATGGGGCTTGTGGGTATCGTACAAGATGATATTAAGCGAGTTATTGCGTATTCTACTTTATCCCAATTAGGATATATGACGGTTGCTCTTGGTGTTTCTGCTTATTCAGCAAGTATTTTTCACTTAATGACTCATGCATTTTTTAAGGCACTTTTATTTTTAGGTGCTGGTTCCGTAATTATTGCGATGCATCATGAACAGGATATGATGAAAATGGGCGGATTAAAAAGATATATGCCTATTACCTATTGGACAATGATTATTGGTGCACTTGCGTTAATCGGATTTCCTGGATTCTCAGGTTTTTTCTCCAAAGACTCTATTATTGAAGCAGTACACCTTTCTAATATGCCGGGATCTAGTTTTGCTTATTTGATGGTAGTTTCCGGAGTCTTTGTGACAGCCTTCTATACATTTCGAATGTTATTTCTTACCTTTCATGGAGAAGAAAGAATGGATGAGCATACGAAGAGTCATCTTAAAGAATCTCCATATGTCGTTACCATTCCGCTTATTTTATTGGCTATACCTTCTGTCATTGTAGGAATCTATATAAAAACCCTTTTGTTTGATGGTTTTTTTGGCGAAGCAATAGCAGTATTGCCGAATCATAACGTATTAGAAAAAATGGGTACTGAATTACATGAAGGGATTATTCCATTTATTTTAGAAGGATTTAAAGGTCTTCCTTTTCTTTTAGCAGCTGCAGGTGTAATCACTGCGTGGCTTTTATATATTGCTTATCCTAAATTACCTAACCAAATTAGATCTCGATTCTCTCTAATTTATTGGGTTCTAATAAATAAATATGGCTTTGATCGATTTAATGAAATTTTCTTTGCAGGGGGCTTTCGTTATATCGGGAATTTATTTTCTCGATTTGGAGAACGGCTACTAATTGATGGTTTAATGGTAAATGGATCAGCACGAGTAGTAAGTGTCACCGCTCAAATTTCACGCCATTTACAATCTGGTTATCTTTTTCATTATGCTTTTGCCATGATTTTGGGTCTTTTATTTCTCATTGGTGGCTTTGTAATTTATAAGGGATAG
- a CDS encoding thioredoxin domain-containing protein, with protein sequence MKNHLQNETSPYLLQHVDNPVDWHPWNKDTLDRASQEKKPILLSIGYSACHWCHVMAHESFENKDTALIMNQHFINVKVDREERPDLDQIYQLAQQMLTGRTGGWPLTLFLEPTKQVPFFGGTYFPPESRYGLPGFKDLLQQISQYFHTNSSEIYAQNSRLLAAFRNIDKRIQIDKVSSLDFSPLKKSQEELSQSFDFQYGGMKGAPKFPNPPIIERYLNETIGSYLTKEEQQQSTTKLQITLDYMALGGIYDQIGGGFYRYSVDGKWQIPHFEKMLYDNGQLLFLYSKAYSLLKTKLYRRVLLETGNWVIREMQSPEGGYYSSLDADSEGHEGKYYVWSEKEIQPILDDSEYQLANQYFGLDQPSNFEDYWHLHCTISEEILAQKLELPLDSTQKQIITIKEKLRVARSNRIYPTRDEKILTSWNGLMIKGMVTAGQVLDQPNFIDSAEKALRFIHNNLWINDRLLATYKDKKSRYPAYLDDYAFLIDALITLLQIRWKDELFTFLIQLTDTVLTHFENKDQGGFYFTAHDQEVPISRLIPLTDNATPSGNGVMTYNLIRLGHLFDNMAYLEAAERCLKTSWFSVQQTPHAHCSLLKALELYLYPPEIIILRGPESALIPWHRPAFEHHMQRRIVLAIPLYTNKYLPKQLEKYQPINLNGVTAYICHGQTCLAPITEFESFKSQLKGSNQNYL encoded by the coding sequence ATGAAAAATCACCTTCAAAACGAAACAAGCCCCTACCTATTACAACATGTAGATAATCCAGTAGATTGGCATCCTTGGAATAAAGATACACTAGATCGTGCCTCTCAAGAAAAAAAACCTATTTTACTCTCTATTGGCTACTCTGCTTGCCATTGGTGCCATGTCATGGCTCACGAATCTTTTGAAAATAAAGATACAGCACTCATTATGAATCAACACTTTATCAATGTTAAAGTAGATAGAGAAGAGCGCCCTGATTTAGATCAAATCTATCAGTTGGCACAACAGATGCTAACTGGTAGAACAGGCGGCTGGCCATTAACTTTATTTTTAGAGCCTACAAAACAAGTCCCCTTTTTCGGTGGTACTTATTTTCCCCCTGAAAGCCGATATGGATTACCTGGGTTTAAAGATTTATTACAGCAAATTTCCCAGTATTTTCACACAAATTCTTCAGAAATTTATGCCCAAAATAGCCGTTTATTAGCTGCTTTTAGAAATATTGATAAACGAATCCAGATTGATAAAGTTTCCAGCTTAGATTTTTCTCCTCTAAAGAAATCGCAGGAAGAATTATCCCAATCCTTTGATTTTCAATATGGCGGGATGAAAGGTGCTCCTAAATTTCCTAATCCTCCTATCATTGAACGATATTTGAATGAAACTATAGGATCTTATTTAACAAAAGAAGAACAACAGCAATCCACTACTAAACTTCAGATCACTTTAGATTATATGGCATTAGGAGGAATTTATGACCAGATAGGTGGAGGGTTTTATCGTTATTCAGTTGATGGAAAATGGCAAATTCCTCACTTTGAAAAAATGCTTTACGACAATGGGCAATTATTATTTCTCTATAGTAAAGCCTATAGTTTATTAAAAACGAAATTATATCGTAGAGTCTTACTCGAGACTGGAAACTGGGTGATTAGAGAAATGCAATCTCCAGAAGGAGGGTATTACTCATCTCTAGACGCAGACTCAGAAGGCCATGAAGGTAAATACTATGTTTGGTCTGAAAAGGAAATCCAACCCATATTAGATGACAGTGAATATCAATTAGCCAATCAGTATTTTGGGCTAGATCAGCCTAGCAATTTTGAAGATTATTGGCACCTACATTGTACTATTAGTGAGGAAATTTTAGCTCAAAAACTAGAACTACCTCTTGATAGTACTCAAAAACAAATTATCACTATTAAAGAAAAACTACGTGTCGCTAGAAGCAATCGCATTTACCCAACTCGAGATGAAAAAATACTGACTTCTTGGAATGGATTAATGATTAAAGGTATGGTAACTGCAGGGCAAGTATTAGATCAACCTAATTTTATTGATTCTGCCGAGAAGGCATTAAGATTTATCCATAATAATTTATGGATAAATGATCGTTTGCTGGCTACTTACAAAGACAAAAAATCAAGATACCCTGCTTATCTTGATGATTATGCTTTTCTTATCGATGCACTAATAACTTTATTACAAATACGATGGAAAGATGAGCTCTTTACTTTTTTAATTCAACTTACTGATACGGTGCTTACTCACTTTGAGAATAAGGATCAGGGCGGTTTTTATTTCACTGCCCATGATCAAGAGGTACCTATTTCCCGTTTGATACCTTTAACAGATAATGCAACGCCATCAGGAAATGGGGTAATGACGTACAACCTAATACGGCTTGGGCATTTATTTGATAATATGGCTTATTTGGAAGCAGCTGAACGATGTTTAAAAACGAGCTGGTTTAGTGTCCAACAAACTCCTCATGCCCATTGTAGCTTGCTTAAAGCACTAGAATTATATCTTTATCCTCCAGAAATAATTATATTACGAGGACCTGAATCAGCATTGATTCCATGGCATCGTCCTGCTTTTGAGCACCACATGCAACGCAGAATAGTGCTTGCAATTCCATTGTATACTAATAAGTATTTGCCTAAACAGCTAGAAAAATATCAGCCTATTAATTTAAATGGAGTAACAGCTTATATTTGCCATGGTCAGACTTGTTTAGCCCCCATCACTGAATTTGAATCATTTAAAAGCCAGCTTAAAGGCAGTAACCAAAATTATCTTTAA
- the nuoN gene encoding NADH-quinone oxidoreductase subunit NuoN, whose amino-acid sequence MSFDTPNFLPALPEILTLGMGCVLLLAVAYSGAQSGKIAYKITQATLIILALVTLYYFDSSSHSITFNNSYIKDPLSDSLKIFIYLTVFLVFLYSRDYLQARNLEKGEFYILGLFGMLGIMVITSAHHFLLLYLGLELLSLSQYAMVALNRNNNLAAEAAMKYFVLGSLASGMLLYGMSMIYGVTGSLEIDAIANTIAKNTDGNSSIVLAFGLVFIMAALAFKFGAVPFHMWLPDVYHGAPTAVTLYIGTAPKVAAFAMLMRLLVDSLEGIQPQWEGMMIILASLSMVLGNIVAIAQSNIKRMLAYSAISHMGFLFLGTLTGTHTGYAASMFYIIIYTLMSLGSFGMIALLSRSGFESDQIENFKGLNERSPWFAFMMLILMFAMMGFPPTAGFYAKWAVIMAIIDKGLIWLAIVAVVSSVIGAFYYLRVVKYMYFDKSSETTPLSVKADFQWCMSGNSLALLGLGLFPSSLMNLCLSALS is encoded by the coding sequence ATGAGTTTCGATACGCCCAATTTTTTACCTGCACTGCCAGAAATATTAACTCTAGGAATGGGCTGCGTACTTTTATTAGCGGTTGCTTATAGTGGTGCACAAAGCGGTAAAATAGCATATAAAATTACACAAGCTACGTTAATAATTTTAGCATTAGTTACGCTATACTATTTTGATTCCTCTTCCCATAGCATCACATTTAATAATAGCTATATTAAAGATCCTTTAAGCGACTCGCTAAAAATATTTATTTATCTAACTGTTTTTTTGGTCTTTTTATATTCCCGGGATTATCTTCAAGCCAGAAATTTAGAAAAAGGGGAATTTTATATCCTTGGCCTCTTTGGGATGTTAGGGATTATGGTTATTACTTCAGCTCATCATTTTCTACTTCTTTATTTAGGTTTGGAGCTCCTCTCCCTAAGCCAGTATGCTATGGTGGCACTAAATAGAAATAATAACTTAGCTGCTGAGGCAGCAATGAAATATTTTGTGCTAGGATCGCTTGCTTCTGGTATGTTGCTCTATGGTATGTCTATGATATATGGAGTAACTGGGAGCCTTGAAATTGATGCCATAGCAAATACAATTGCAAAAAATACTGATGGTAACTCGAGTATCGTCTTAGCATTTGGGTTAGTCTTTATTATGGCAGCACTTGCTTTTAAATTTGGAGCAGTGCCTTTTCATATGTGGCTTCCTGATGTATATCATGGCGCACCAACAGCAGTAACCCTTTATATCGGTACTGCTCCTAAAGTTGCTGCGTTTGCAATGCTTATGCGTTTGCTAGTAGATAGCTTAGAAGGAATACAGCCGCAATGGGAGGGCATGATGATTATTCTTGCTTCTCTCTCCATGGTGCTTGGAAATATTGTAGCAATTGCCCAAAGTAATATTAAACGTATGCTTGCATATTCTGCTATATCCCATATGGGATTTCTCTTTTTAGGTACGCTTACAGGTACTCATACAGGATACGCAGCTTCTATGTTTTATATCATAATATATACTCTTATGAGCCTTGGTAGCTTTGGAATGATTGCATTACTTTCTAGATCAGGGTTTGAGTCTGATCAAATAGAAAATTTTAAAGGATTAAATGAGCGTAGCCCTTGGTTTGCTTTTATGATGCTCATTTTAATGTTCGCGATGATGGGATTTCCACCCACTGCGGGATTCTATGCTAAGTGGGCAGTTATTATGGCTATAATAGATAAGGGATTAATCTGGTTAGCTATAGTTGCGGTAGTTTCTTCTGTTATAGGTGCTTTCTACTACTTACGAGTAGTCAAATATATGTACTTTGATAAATCTAGTGAAACTACTCCTTTGAGTGTAAAAGCTGATTTTCAATGGTGTATGAGCGGTAATAGTTTAGCATTATTAGGATTAGGGCTTTTCCCAAGTTCCTTGATGAATTTATGCTTATCTGCTTTAAGCTAA
- the rluD gene encoding 23S rRNA pseudouridine(1911/1915/1917) synthase RluD, producing the protein MKGLIQENTIIPLELEGKRLDQTLAQIFPAYSRTRLQMWLKNGQVKINDTSARPRDIVSGGESVILHAEVETETEWKPQPLPLHIIYEDEALIIINKPANLVVHPAAGNYDGTLVNGLLNYAPELEAIPRAGLIHRLDKDTTGLLVIAKTIPAHTNLVQQLQNYQIHREYRAITTGVITSGGVIRAPIARHPIDRKRMSVNDSGKPAVTYYRVLSRFQSHTYAACFLETGRTHQIRVHLAYINYPLLGDPVYGRRLQIPEKSNEMLTDRLRNFKRQALHAVRLELTHPLNGQNMAWEAPLPEDMKNILTLLKENNNFK; encoded by the coding sequence ATGAAAGGATTAATACAAGAAAATACGATCATTCCTCTAGAGTTAGAAGGAAAGCGTCTAGATCAGACACTTGCTCAAATCTTTCCTGCCTATTCTCGTACTCGTCTTCAAATGTGGCTAAAGAATGGTCAAGTAAAAATTAATGATACTTCAGCTCGCCCTCGAGATATAGTATCAGGCGGAGAATCTGTAATACTACATGCAGAAGTAGAAACTGAAACTGAGTGGAAACCTCAGCCTTTACCACTTCATATTATTTATGAGGATGAAGCTCTCATTATTATTAATAAGCCAGCTAATTTAGTAGTACATCCAGCAGCAGGCAATTATGATGGTACTTTAGTCAATGGATTATTGAACTATGCTCCCGAATTAGAAGCAATACCTCGGGCAGGGCTTATTCATAGATTAGATAAAGATACTACAGGTCTGTTAGTCATTGCTAAAACTATTCCAGCTCATACTAATTTAGTGCAGCAGTTACAAAATTATCAGATACATAGGGAATATCGAGCAATTACTACAGGGGTAATAACAAGTGGAGGTGTGATTAGGGCACCTATAGCCCGCCATCCTATCGATCGAAAAAGAATGTCTGTAAATGATTCTGGAAAACCAGCTGTTACTTACTATAGAGTATTATCCCGTTTTCAGTCCCACACCTACGCAGCCTGTTTTTTAGAGACAGGTAGGACACATCAAATCCGAGTTCATCTAGCTTATATCAATTACCCCTTACTTGGAGATCCTGTTTATGGCAGGCGTCTCCAAATCCCAGAAAAAAGTAATGAAATGCTGACTGACAGGTTACGTAATTTTAAGCGGCAAGCACTACATGCCGTTCGCTTAGAGCTTACTCATCCATTAAATGGGCAGAACATGGCTTGGGAAGCGCCACTTCCAGAAGATATGAAAAATATACTTACTTTACTTAAAGAAAATAATAATTTTAAATAA
- the gcvPB gene encoding aminomethyl-transferring glycine dehydrogenase subunit GcvPB — protein sequence MLIFESSRPNRHAPTQIPKNNSITEDLPQDLLRKTPPRLPEVSELDVVRHYTRLSQKNFSIDTHFYPLGSCTMKYNPKICHTLAHLPGFLERHPATPDFLSQGYLSCLYELQEILAAITGMKAISLAPMAGAQGEFTGVAMIRAYHDAMGNHERREMLVPDAAHGTNPATATMCGFQVREIPTNAEGDIDLAALDKVLGPKTAGIMLTNPSTLGIFDRNIKTVADKVHQAGGLLYYDGANLNAILGKVKPGDMGFDVIHLNLHKTFATPHGSGGPGAGPVGVGEKLLPFLPIPRVGRRADGQYRWLVEEDCPQSIGRLSAWMGNAGVLLRAYIYIRLLGREGMERVSDFSALNANYLAKRMSELGFDLAYPTRRAGHEFVVTLKRQAQEMNMTATDVAKRLLDLGFHAPTVYFPLLVPECLLIEPAETESKQTLDSFVDAMAQIIREAHEDLNQLKSAPHNLPVRRLDEVKAARELDIAWQG from the coding sequence ATGCTGATTTTTGAATCTTCACGCCCAAACCGACATGCACCAACTCAAATTCCTAAAAATAATTCTATTACAGAAGATTTACCACAGGATCTATTGAGAAAAACTCCTCCTAGGTTACCTGAAGTCTCTGAATTGGATGTAGTCCGGCATTACACCCGGTTATCTCAAAAAAATTTTTCAATCGATACCCACTTCTACCCCTTAGGTTCCTGTACTATGAAGTACAACCCTAAGATTTGTCATACATTAGCTCATCTGCCTGGATTCTTAGAGCGACACCCAGCAACGCCTGATTTTCTAAGTCAAGGCTATTTATCTTGTCTTTATGAGCTGCAAGAAATTCTAGCTGCTATTACAGGGATGAAGGCTATTAGCCTTGCTCCTATGGCTGGAGCTCAAGGAGAATTTACTGGAGTTGCAATGATCCGAGCTTATCATGATGCAATGGGTAATCATGAACGGCGTGAAATGCTAGTTCCTGATGCAGCCCATGGTACCAATCCTGCAACAGCAACCATGTGCGGTTTTCAAGTACGGGAAATTCCTACCAATGCGGAAGGAGATATAGATTTAGCAGCACTTGATAAAGTACTCGGACCAAAAACCGCAGGAATTATGTTGACTAATCCTTCTACCTTAGGGATTTTTGATCGTAATATTAAAACGGTTGCCGATAAAGTGCATCAGGCAGGTGGGTTACTCTATTATGATGGAGCAAACCTAAATGCTATTTTAGGTAAAGTAAAACCTGGAGATATGGGTTTTGATGTCATTCATCTTAACTTACATAAAACCTTTGCTACGCCTCATGGTAGCGGCGGCCCTGGAGCCGGACCTGTTGGTGTTGGTGAAAAATTACTCCCTTTTCTTCCTATCCCCCGAGTAGGTAGAAGAGCGGATGGACAATACCGCTGGCTTGTAGAAGAGGATTGCCCACAGAGTATTGGTCGACTTTCTGCTTGGATGGGGAATGCAGGAGTTTTACTCCGTGCTTATATTTACATTAGATTGTTGGGTCGAGAAGGTATGGAGCGAGTATCTGATTTCTCTGCTCTAAATGCTAACTATCTTGCAAAGAGAATGAGCGAGCTAGGATTTGATTTAGCTTATCCAACTCGTCGTGCTGGTCATGAATTTGTGGTTACCTTAAAACGACAAGCTCAAGAAATGAATATGACAGCAACTGATGTGGCTAAACGATTACTAGATCTTGGTTTTCATGCGCCTACTGTTTATTTTCCCCTCTTAGTCCCTGAGTGTCTTTTGATAGAGCCAGCAGAGACAGAGAGTAAACAAACTCTTGATTCTTTTGTTGATGCCATGGCACAAATTATAAGAGAGGCACACGAGGATCTAAATCAGCTTAAATCCGCTCCTCACAATTTACCAGTACGTCGCCTTGATGAGGTCAAAGCAGCACGAGAATTGGATATCGCTTGGCAGGGTTAA
- a CDS encoding NADH-quinone oxidoreductase subunit M produces the protein MLQFPILSLVIWLPIMGGLVVLGISNRPTDQIRKSALFFAGLSFLISWFLYIWFDTSEATMQFQEKIVWLEAFKVYYHVGIDGISMPLIILNTFSTLLVVIAGWQIIKYKLAQYMASFLIMEGLMNGVFAALDSILFYIFFEGTLIPLFLIIGIWGGPNRVYATLKFFLYTFFGSVFFLIAILYLRSVTGNFDILSFHEVPLGMQAQIGLFFAFLIAFAVKIPMWPVHTWLPDAHVEAPTGGSVILAAIALKLGAYGLMRFSLPIVPDASLALDWFIITLSLIAIVYIGLVAIVQQDIKKLIAYSSVSHMGFVTLGLFISFVIFAQGTEGEGSTLGLSGALVQMISHGLVSAGMFLCMGVLYDRMHTRLIKDYGGVINTMPIFGAFWVLFAMANTGLPGTSGFVGEFLVILGAFQANFWYAFWASLTLILSASYSLWMIKRVVFGEVSNDNVAALKDLSTREFLILGSLAVAVLFLGVWPQPLLEVMHESIDHLLSQITVSKLI, from the coding sequence ATGTTACAGTTTCCAATTCTCTCATTAGTTATTTGGTTGCCAATTATGGGTGGTTTAGTAGTACTTGGGATAAGTAACCGTCCTACCGATCAAATTCGTAAATCTGCACTATTCTTTGCAGGGCTATCTTTTCTAATAAGCTGGTTTCTATATATTTGGTTTGATACCAGTGAAGCTACAATGCAGTTTCAAGAAAAAATAGTATGGTTAGAAGCTTTTAAAGTTTATTACCATGTAGGTATTGATGGTATTTCGATGCCGCTTATTATTTTAAATACATTCTCTACCCTCCTAGTAGTCATTGCTGGTTGGCAAATAATTAAATATAAATTAGCCCAATATATGGCTAGTTTTTTAATTATGGAAGGGTTAATGAATGGAGTTTTTGCAGCATTAGATAGCATTTTATTTTATATATTTTTTGAAGGTACATTGATACCTCTATTTCTGATTATTGGTATTTGGGGAGGACCTAATCGAGTTTACGCTACACTTAAGTTTTTCCTCTATACTTTTTTTGGATCAGTTTTCTTTTTAATTGCAATTCTCTACTTAAGGAGTGTTACTGGTAATTTTGATATTCTTAGCTTTCATGAAGTCCCTTTAGGAATGCAAGCTCAGATAGGATTATTTTTTGCTTTTCTAATTGCCTTTGCAGTAAAAATACCTATGTGGCCTGTGCATACTTGGTTACCGGATGCTCACGTTGAAGCCCCTACTGGAGGATCGGTTATACTAGCAGCAATCGCTTTAAAGCTGGGTGCTTATGGTCTTATGCGGTTTAGCCTACCGATTGTACCCGATGCTAGCCTTGCTTTAGATTGGTTCATTATTACCCTTTCTTTGATTGCTATAGTCTATATTGGGTTAGTTGCTATCGTGCAACAAGACATTAAAAAACTTATTGCTTATTCTAGTGTTTCCCATATGGGATTTGTTACTTTAGGGCTATTTATTAGCTTTGTAATCTTTGCTCAAGGAACTGAAGGAGAAGGATCTACCCTAGGGCTTTCAGGCGCACTAGTGCAGATGATTTCCCACGGTCTTGTATCTGCTGGTATGTTTTTATGTATGGGGGTCTTATATGATCGCATGCATACTCGTCTTATTAAGGATTATGGTGGTGTCATTAACACAATGCCTATCTTTGGTGCGTTCTGGGTTTTATTTGCAATGGCAAATACGGGATTACCTGGCACCTCCGGTTTTGTAGGTGAGTTTTTAGTGATTTTAGGAGCGTTTCAAGCTAATTTTTGGTATGCTTTTTGGGCATCACTTACACTAATTCTAAGTGCTTCCTATTCTCTATGGATGATTAAGCGAGTTGTGTTTGGTGAAGTATCAAATGATAATGTAGCTGCTTTGAAAGATTTAAGTACAAGGGAGTTTCTAATCCTTGGCTCATTAGCAGTAGCAGTATTATTTCTCGGAGTATGGCCTCAACCTTTATTAGAGGTTATGCACGAATCTATAGATCACCTATTATCCCAAATCACAGTGTCAAAATTAATTTAA